The following are encoded together in the Streptomyces sp. NBC_01465 genome:
- a CDS encoding class I SAM-dependent methyltransferase: MAETWDTIADWYAERLRAASALHDFARDNLLDRLPPELTGVRVLDVGCGEGILTRALALRGASVSGIDPAPRMIAHARAAETDTATGATYTLDDGCTLSTVAAGSVDWVTAGLALNNVPDLAAALAAARRVLVPGGRLVFIIPHPCFEAPRASWVRGEAGREHRLVGDYLAEGFWRSDNPEGARRAGNQHRTLSTYVAELIAHGFTIEVLAEPAPDGAVAAEQPRRASLPPFLLVQARASDRRE, translated from the coding sequence ATGGCTGAAACCTGGGACACCATCGCCGACTGGTACGCGGAACGACTCCGTGCCGCATCCGCTCTGCACGACTTCGCGCGCGACAACCTCCTCGACCGTCTTCCCCCTGAACTCACGGGAGTTCGGGTCCTGGACGTCGGTTGCGGCGAGGGAATCCTCACGCGCGCGCTCGCCCTGCGCGGGGCGTCCGTCAGCGGCATCGACCCGGCGCCGCGGATGATCGCCCACGCCCGGGCCGCCGAGACGGACACCGCGACCGGGGCGACGTACACCCTGGATGACGGATGCACGCTGTCGACGGTCGCTGCGGGCTCCGTTGACTGGGTCACCGCAGGTCTCGCGCTGAACAACGTGCCCGATCTGGCGGCTGCCCTGGCCGCTGCCCGCCGCGTGCTGGTGCCGGGCGGGCGGCTCGTGTTCATCATTCCGCACCCGTGCTTCGAGGCGCCGAGAGCGAGCTGGGTCCGGGGCGAGGCGGGGCGTGAACACCGTCTGGTGGGCGACTACTTGGCTGAGGGGTTCTGGCGTTCCGACAATCCCGAGGGCGCGCGCCGTGCAGGGAACCAGCACCGGACGCTGTCCACGTACGTCGCCGAACTGATCGCCCACGGCTTCACGATCGAGGTGCTGGCGGAACCCGCTCCTGATGGCGCGGTCGCTGCAGAACAGCCGCGCCGTGCCTCCCTTCCGCCCTTCCTGCTCGTCCAGGCGCGGGCTTCCGACCGACGCGAATAA
- a CDS encoding winged helix-turn-helix transcriptional regulator, with protein MSRRSYDQYCAAARALDAVGDRWTLLIVRELLAGPRRYTDLHADLPGVSTDVLASRLKDMEREGLSTRRKLPAPASAFVYELTARGRELLPVLTALAEWGAPALAERRPTDAVRAHWFAVPLARRLEGVAEGVVEVRLDEGVFHVRIGDGEPLYGDGPAPVAPDAVLAMDAAACLAVVDGELPAEKFLLPSRAHERADSDT; from the coding sequence ATGTCACGCCGAAGCTACGACCAGTACTGCGCCGCCGCCCGGGCTCTCGATGCCGTCGGAGACCGCTGGACCCTGCTGATCGTCCGCGAGCTCCTGGCCGGCCCGCGCCGCTACACCGACCTGCACGCCGATCTGCCGGGCGTCAGCACGGACGTACTGGCCTCGCGGCTGAAGGACATGGAGCGCGAGGGGCTCTCGACGCGGCGGAAGCTTCCGGCCCCGGCATCGGCATTCGTCTACGAACTGACCGCACGGGGGCGGGAGTTGCTGCCCGTACTGACCGCCCTGGCGGAGTGGGGCGCGCCCGCGCTGGCCGAGCGGCGGCCCACGGACGCGGTGCGGGCGCACTGGTTCGCGGTGCCGCTGGCGCGCAGGCTGGAGGGGGTCGCCGAGGGCGTGGTGGAGGTACGGCTCGACGAGGGCGTCTTCCACGTACGCATCGGAGACGGCGAGCCCCTGTACGGCGACGGCCCCGCACCCGTGGCCCCCGACGCCGTCCTGGCGATGGACGCCGCCGCATGCCTCGCCGTCGTCGACGGTGAACTCCCCGCCGAGAAGTTCCTGTTGCCTTCGCGTGCACACGAACGTGCAGACTCCGACACGTAG
- a CDS encoding FHA domain-containing protein translates to MAGRKFAIGSRPLTFGRRSANSIVLSDVSASRLHAEVRREGHGFVLYDMGSVNGTEVNGERVTSRVLQPGDLFTIGEETFSFEAADPLETIMDLSVLEMLTPPPAEVQAPVLRVTVSGGGPVGLAFALHLESLLGAGVCVTVYDGRWTRDGDQVVWKDEKQGNVRRQQVVTVQSRQYLGLPEEVQQRLFREDSYSEMWPAGPDSVRGHNPRNIRIAYVEDALLELANEKRDRIRLISERFDPVAHRAVAAAGHVLAICEGGRSRTREHFAEKFGQADPSIYSLEGEHLQDVVLGLRVKSSLPDPMSVLLTVAQNRFLLNSLRGEGFLNMRLTDSEAREVVGIDPVKQVFEECIASRPCVMNRSEDGDFLCDTHSTLFLPALIKGSALWKRVREGLALFGVAEGDLSAVTAFRLDMVQRPRFTARLYPATAAGPGTYGFLLGDAANAIHFWPGRGLNSGLGSAISLARSLSGMWRGKPFRDADFVRHEAAMSMLQYRHKSRAWNSMITTDENGETQAIKEKIGQSIAEAAERTLDREADIEALMEQLRSIRDRLAPRLPGLPDDERLQAHLETLRSETLYTLRRSGPWDTQIVGGEEVDIDIFYPQERVQEPEQVAA, encoded by the coding sequence ATGGCTGGAAGGAAGTTCGCCATCGGGAGCCGGCCGCTCACCTTCGGCCGCAGGAGCGCGAACAGCATCGTGCTCTCCGATGTGAGCGCCTCGCGGCTGCATGCCGAGGTGCGGCGTGAAGGGCACGGGTTCGTCCTGTACGACATGGGGAGCGTCAACGGGACCGAGGTGAACGGCGAGCGCGTGACCTCGCGCGTCCTGCAGCCCGGCGATCTGTTCACGATCGGCGAGGAGACCTTCTCCTTCGAGGCGGCCGATCCGCTGGAGACGATCATGGATCTCTCCGTACTGGAGATGCTCACCCCGCCGCCCGCCGAGGTCCAGGCTCCCGTGCTCCGGGTGACCGTCTCGGGCGGCGGGCCCGTCGGGCTCGCCTTCGCTCTGCATCTTGAATCGCTGCTGGGGGCGGGCGTCTGCGTCACCGTGTACGACGGGCGGTGGACCCGGGACGGCGATCAGGTCGTCTGGAAGGACGAGAAGCAGGGCAACGTCCGGCGCCAGCAGGTCGTCACCGTGCAGAGCAGGCAGTACCTGGGGCTGCCGGAAGAGGTTCAGCAGCGGCTCTTCCGGGAGGACAGCTACAGCGAGATGTGGCCCGCCGGTCCCGACTCCGTCCGCGGGCACAATCCGCGCAACATACGGATCGCCTACGTCGAGGACGCGCTGCTCGAGCTCGCCAATGAGAAGCGGGACCGCATCCGGCTCATCTCCGAGCGGTTCGACCCCGTGGCGCACCGGGCCGTCGCAGCCGCGGGGCACGTCCTCGCCATCTGTGAGGGCGGGCGTTCGCGGACCAGGGAGCACTTCGCCGAGAAGTTCGGGCAGGCCGATCCTTCGATCTACTCTCTGGAAGGCGAGCACCTCCAGGACGTCGTACTGGGGCTGCGGGTGAAGTCCTCGCTCCCCGATCCCATGTCCGTGCTGCTGACCGTCGCGCAGAACCGCTTCCTGCTCAACTCCCTGCGCGGCGAGGGCTTCCTCAACATGCGGCTCACCGACAGCGAGGCGCGCGAAGTCGTCGGCATCGACCCCGTCAAGCAGGTCTTCGAGGAGTGCATCGCCTCCCGCCCCTGTGTGATGAACCGCAGCGAGGACGGGGACTTCCTCTGCGACACCCACAGCACGCTGTTCCTGCCCGCGCTCATCAAGGGGTCGGCGCTGTGGAAGCGGGTGCGCGAGGGGCTGGCCCTGTTCGGCGTGGCCGAGGGCGATCTGTCCGCGGTCACCGCCTTCCGCCTGGACATGGTGCAGCGACCCCGGTTCACCGCGCGGCTGTACCCCGCCACGGCCGCCGGCCCCGGGACGTACGGCTTCCTGCTCGGCGATGCCGCCAACGCGATCCACTTCTGGCCGGGGCGTGGCCTCAACAGCGGTCTGGGGTCGGCCATTTCGCTCGCCCGCTCCCTCAGCGGGATGTGGCGCGGAAAGCCGTTCCGTGACGCGGACTTCGTACGGCACGAGGCGGCCATGTCGATGCTCCAGTACCGGCACAAGAGCCGCGCCTGGAACTCGATGATCACCACGGACGAGAACGGCGAGACCCAGGCCATCAAGGAGAAGATCGGGCAGAGCATCGCCGAGGCCGCGGAACGGACCCTCGACCGGGAGGCCGACATCGAAGCGCTGATGGAGCAACTCCGCTCCATCCGCGACCGGTTGGCTCCTCGACTCCCCGGACTGCCCGACGACGAACGGCTCCAGGCGCACCTGGAGACCCTGCGCAGCGAAACGCTCTACACGCTCCGCCGGAGCGGCCCCTGGGACACCCAGATCGTCGGCGGCGAAGAGGTCGACATCGACATCTTCTATCCGCAGGAGCGGGTGCAGGAGCCGGAGCAGGTGGCTGCCTGA
- a CDS encoding DUF6011 domain-containing protein — protein sequence MTQDSEPLPDSAPEGVRRPVRCRMCGRPLKGKASRKTGLGPACDAKLHPGAGPEIRTRRHEVTQDPLPGVEG from the coding sequence GTGACCCAGGATTCCGAACCCCTGCCCGATTCCGCACCGGAGGGCGTACGCCGCCCGGTGCGGTGCCGTATGTGCGGCCGCCCCCTGAAGGGAAAGGCCTCGCGGAAGACGGGACTGGGCCCCGCGTGCGACGCGAAACTGCATCCGGGGGCGGGGCCGGAGATCAGGACCCGGCGCCACGAGGTGACACAGGATCCCTTGCCGGGGGTGGAAGGCTAG
- a CDS encoding SRPBCC family protein: MSTTDPAAIHCDQFIAHPPAAVWKVLTDPELHAKWWAAGDVRPVVGHSFTLDMGAWGHQGCEVLAVEPEKLLRYSFAPGTLDSTITWELRPEGTGTRLFLEHAGFDLDSPLGKSALEGMGRGWPGILKRVEAVLAAAGS, encoded by the coding sequence ATGAGCACCACCGACCCGGCCGCGATCCACTGCGACCAGTTCATCGCCCATCCCCCGGCCGCGGTCTGGAAGGTCCTGACCGATCCGGAGCTGCATGCGAAGTGGTGGGCGGCCGGGGACGTGCGGCCCGTCGTGGGGCATAGCTTCACGCTCGACATGGGGGCCTGGGGGCATCAGGGGTGCGAGGTGCTCGCCGTGGAGCCCGAGAAATTGCTCCGCTACAGCTTCGCGCCCGGCACGCTGGACTCCACCATCACCTGGGAGCTCCGCCCCGAGGGCACTGGCACGCGCCTGTTCCTCGAGCACGCGGGGTTCGACCTCGACTCCCCCCTGGGTAAGTCCGCACTCGAGGGCATGGGCCGAGGCTGGCCCGGCATCCTGAAGCGAGTCGAAGCCGTCCTGGCCGCGGCGGGCTCCTAG
- a CDS encoding pyridoxal phosphate-dependent aminotransferase, whose amino-acid sequence MEFRQSSKLSEVCYEIRGPVIEHANALEEAGHSVLRLNTGNPALFGFEAPEEIVQDMIRMLPQAHGYTDSRGILSARRAVVQRYQAIGLTDVTVDDVFLGNGVSELISMAMQALIEDGDEVLIPAPDFPLWTAVTTLAGGKAVHYLCDEQAEWYPDLDDMASKITDRTKAMVIINPNNPTGAVYPREIVEGMLDLARRHGLMVFADEIYDQILYDDAVHHSAAALAPDLVVLTFCGLSKTYRVAGFRSGWLLITGPKQHAKSYVEGLTMLASMRLCANAPAQYAIQAALGGRQSIHELTAPGGRLHEQRNTAWEKLNEIPGVSCVKPKGSLYAFPRLDPKVHKIHDDEKFVLDLLLREKIQVVQGTGFNWPTPDHFRILTLPYADDLDAAISRIGRFLNGYRQ is encoded by the coding sequence ATGGAGTTCCGCCAGTCGAGCAAGTTGAGCGAGGTCTGCTACGAGATCCGCGGCCCGGTGATCGAGCACGCGAACGCGCTGGAGGAGGCGGGCCACAGCGTCCTGCGCCTCAACACCGGCAACCCCGCGCTCTTCGGCTTCGAGGCGCCTGAGGAGATCGTCCAGGACATGATCCGGATGCTCCCGCAGGCCCACGGCTACACCGACTCCCGCGGCATCCTCTCGGCCCGCCGTGCGGTCGTCCAGCGCTACCAGGCGATCGGTCTCACCGACGTCACCGTCGACGACGTCTTCCTCGGCAACGGTGTCTCCGAGCTGATCTCCATGGCGATGCAGGCCCTGATCGAGGACGGCGACGAAGTCCTCATCCCCGCCCCGGACTTCCCGCTCTGGACGGCCGTGACGACCCTCGCCGGCGGCAAGGCGGTCCACTACCTCTGCGACGAGCAGGCGGAGTGGTACCCGGACCTCGACGACATGGCGTCGAAGATCACCGACCGCACCAAGGCCATGGTGATCATCAACCCCAACAACCCCACCGGCGCCGTCTATCCGCGCGAGATCGTCGAGGGCATGCTCGACCTGGCGCGCCGCCACGGCCTGATGGTCTTCGCCGACGAGATCTACGACCAGATCCTCTACGACGACGCCGTCCACCACAGCGCCGCGGCCCTCGCCCCCGACCTGGTGGTCCTCACCTTCTGCGGCCTCTCCAAGACGTACCGCGTGGCCGGATTCCGCTCGGGCTGGCTGCTGATCACGGGTCCCAAGCAGCACGCGAAGAGCTACGTGGAGGGCCTGACGATGCTCGCCTCCATGCGCCTGTGCGCCAACGCCCCCGCGCAGTACGCCATCCAGGCCGCGCTCGGCGGCCGCCAGTCGATCCACGAACTCACCGCGCCGGGCGGCCGGTTGCACGAGCAGCGCAATACGGCGTGGGAGAAACTGAACGAGATCCCCGGCGTCTCCTGCGTCAAGCCGAAGGGCTCGCTGTACGCCTTCCCGCGGCTCGACCCCAAGGTGCACAAGATCCACGACGACGAGAAGTTCGTCCTGGACCTGCTGCTGCGGGAGAAGATCCAGGTGGTCCAGGGGACGGGCTTCAACTGGCCCACCCCGGACCACTTCCGGATCCTCACGCTCCCGTACGCGGACGACCTGGACGCGGCGATCAGCCGCATCGGCCGCTTCCTGAACGGCTACCGGCAGTAG
- a CDS encoding ArsR/SmtB family transcription factor produces MAAVDVFSALANPVRRRLLESLQDGPRAAGDLAGEFALSRPAVSEHLAVLKNARLVREEPRGRHRFYHLEAAPLAEVGAWLHPFEHYWRTRMSALSDLIDEENP; encoded by the coding sequence ATGGCAGCAGTAGACGTGTTCAGTGCGCTGGCCAATCCCGTACGCCGCAGGCTGCTGGAGTCGCTCCAGGACGGTCCGCGCGCGGCGGGTGATCTCGCCGGGGAGTTCGCGCTGAGCCGGCCTGCGGTCTCCGAGCACCTGGCCGTGCTCAAGAACGCCCGGCTGGTGCGCGAGGAGCCGCGAGGGCGGCATCGCTTCTACCACCTGGAAGCAGCTCCACTGGCGGAAGTCGGCGCGTGGCTGCATCCCTTCGAGCACTACTGGCGCACCCGGATGAGCGCGCTGAGCGACCTGATCGACGAGGAGAACCCATGA
- a CDS encoding TetR/AcrR family transcriptional regulator, which yields MPKPMRADARRNYDRLLEVASVAFAERGADASLDDIAKRAGVGSGTLYRHFPTRRDLLEAVYLESIDELTDRAVKFTVSEQPAGEALVEWLQLLAEQMIRLSGLKALLGEAMTDGSSPVISVCSGRLKSAASDLLADAQKAGAVRADLEPTELLRLTHAVATATELGAGAPQEIGRYLTLMLEGING from the coding sequence ATGCCCAAGCCGATGCGTGCCGATGCGCGCCGCAACTACGACCGCCTGCTGGAAGTGGCCTCGGTCGCCTTCGCCGAGCGCGGTGCGGACGCCTCGCTCGACGACATCGCCAAGCGTGCGGGCGTCGGATCCGGCACGCTCTACCGGCACTTCCCGACGCGGCGCGATCTGCTCGAAGCGGTCTACCTCGAAAGCATCGACGAACTCACCGACCGGGCTGTGAAGTTCACTGTGTCCGAACAGCCGGCGGGTGAGGCGCTGGTCGAGTGGCTCCAGCTGCTCGCCGAGCAGATGATCCGGCTCAGCGGCCTCAAGGCGCTGCTCGGCGAGGCGATGACCGACGGCAGCTCGCCGGTGATCTCGGTCTGCAGCGGCCGCCTGAAAAGCGCGGCGTCCGACCTGCTGGCCGACGCGCAGAAGGCCGGCGCGGTACGGGCCGACCTGGAGCCCACCGAACTCCTCCGCCTCACGCATGCGGTGGCCACCGCGACGGAGCTCGGGGCGGGGGCGCCGCAGGAGATCGGCCGCTATCTCACCCTGATGCTGGAGGGGATCAACGGCTAG
- a CDS encoding aldo/keto reductase has protein sequence MQQRVIGGAGKVSGLCLGAMGFGTWVDEKTSFAVLDRFLEAGGTFIDTADCYAFWVDGADGGESERLLGRWLASRGVRDRVVLATKVGGLATGPVDEWPGNAEGLSAPVIRKQAEASLRRLGTDRIDLYYAHIDDRRTPVAETMGAFGELVDAGKVRALGCSNLATWRIEKSQAAARELGATPYSAIQQRLTYLRPRPGADGGANPFATDELLDYVRNEPDLTLIAYSPQLGGAYANPAKAIPAEYDHPDSAARLALLREVAGELGATVNQVVMAWLMRGAPAVLPVVGASSVTQLEESLGSLELRLEDAVFERLGCATNA, from the coding sequence ATGCAGCAGCGAGTGATCGGCGGGGCGGGGAAGGTCAGCGGGCTCTGCCTGGGGGCGATGGGGTTCGGGACCTGGGTGGACGAGAAGACCTCGTTCGCGGTTCTGGACCGCTTCCTGGAGGCGGGCGGCACCTTCATCGACACGGCGGACTGCTACGCGTTCTGGGTGGACGGCGCCGACGGGGGCGAGAGCGAGCGGCTGCTGGGGCGGTGGCTCGCCAGTCGCGGGGTGCGCGACCGGGTCGTCCTGGCCACGAAGGTCGGCGGGCTCGCGACCGGCCCCGTGGACGAGTGGCCGGGGAACGCGGAGGGGCTCTCCGCGCCGGTGATCCGCAAGCAGGCCGAGGCGAGCCTGCGGAGGCTGGGCACCGACCGCATCGACCTGTACTACGCGCACATCGATGACCGGCGGACCCCGGTGGCCGAAACCATGGGCGCCTTCGGGGAGTTGGTCGACGCGGGGAAGGTACGGGCGCTGGGCTGCAGCAATCTGGCGACCTGGCGGATCGAGAAGTCGCAGGCGGCCGCACGCGAGCTCGGGGCGACGCCGTACAGCGCGATCCAGCAGCGGCTGACCTATCTGCGGCCGCGGCCCGGCGCGGACGGCGGCGCCAATCCGTTCGCCACCGACGAGCTGCTCGACTACGTACGCAACGAGCCGGATCTGACGCTGATCGCCTACTCGCCCCAGCTCGGCGGCGCGTACGCCAACCCGGCGAAGGCGATCCCCGCCGAGTACGACCACCCTGACTCGGCCGCGCGCCTCGCCCTGCTGCGCGAGGTGGCCGGGGAGCTGGGCGCGACCGTCAACCAGGTGGTGATGGCGTGGCTGATGCGGGGTGCGCCCGCCGTGCTCCCTGTGGTCGGAGCGAGCAGTGTGACGCAGCTGGAGGAGAGTCTGGGCTCTCTTGAACTCCGTTTGGAGGATGCGGTGTTCGAGCGTTTGGGTTGCGCCACGAACGCGTGA